A segment of the Tenuifilum sp. 4138str genome:
TCGGGTAGTTTTATCATGGGGTTGGCAACATTTGGTCTATTCATGGGGGTGTAAAGTTGAATGCCGGGTTGTGTGGTGTAAATGGTTAACCCAATATGGGTTTTGGGGTTGTACAGCGCCACCGACGGATTATCAATTGTGGGGTTGTTCAGCACATAGCAATGGTCGTAGCAAGTCCCCACCAGGTCGATATCGGCCCCAACGGCCTTAAACCTTCTGAAATCGAAGGGTGAGCCATTAACCTCGCGGATTTCGCCGGTAGGGATAAGCTCGTTGTTAACCGGCAGGTAATGGTCTGCATCTATGCGCAGCATGTGGTCAAGCACATCGGTTTCAAAACCGCTCAGGTTAAAATATCCGTGAGTGGTAAGGTTTAGGTGGGTAGGCCTATCGGTAACAGCGCGGTAGCTAATGCTCACCTGATTATCATCGGTAATCTGGTATATCACCCAAACCTCAACGTTTCCAGGAAATCCCTGGTCGCCATGTGGGCTTTTTAGGTAAAACTCCAGCATGCAAACCCCGTTATGCTCCTCAAACATTACGGTTTCCCAAACCCTATGGCTAAAGCCTATCTTGCCGCCGTGTAGAATGTTCTTACCCTCGTTAGCGCTTAGCTCAAACTCCTCGGCACCAATGGTAAATTTAGCGTTAGCAATACGGTTGGCATACCGGCCAACTATTACACCGGGGTAGTAATCGGCCTTAAGGTAATCCGATGGGCGTAAAAGCCCGTAAGCCAGGTTGAGCGTTTCGTTCTCGTCGTTCAGCAGGCGCATGGCCACCATGGCTGCGCCCAGGTTCGATACCGATACCTCCAATCCCTCCTCGGTGGTTATGGAGTAAATCATTACCTCCTCACCATCTATACTACCCCAGTGGCTGGCAAAAAAGTTCATAGGCTACAAATCGTTTTCGTCAACAATAAAAATATCCTCGTTTGGCTTTTTCATAAGGTACTGCTCCCGGGCAAACTTTTCGAGGTTCTCGGCATTGGTGCGTAACTCCTTAATCTTCTTCTTATCCTCTTCAATTTTCTGGAGGTAGTACACTTTCTCTTCCTCAAGACCCTTGATTCTGCGCTTAGCGGCAAACATTTCTATCCAGTTGCTGCTATCAAAAATCAGCATCCAAATAGCAAAAATTAGGGTAGTGAGGAAAAACTTATTCCTAAGTTTGGGTAGAAACCATTTCCAGAAAGTAATCTCATTCGCTGGCATATTAACCTCCGCTTATCAGGTGGATAACCTGCACATCATCGCCATCCTTGATGGTTGCCATGCTATATTCGTCCTTTTTAATCAGTTTACCATTCACCTTCACCACCAGCATCCTAAACGTAAAACGTTTAATCGCCAGAAGCTCGTTAACGGTGATAGTAGCCTTATTGGTATCAATATGTTCCGGCAGATTATTAAGTGTAATATCCATAGCAAAAAGTATTTGGGCGTGCCCCCTAAAGGGGTCGGGCTACTGCGGGCTTCGCTTCGCTCCGGCAATCCCCGCCTTCTGGCGGGGATGTGCTGCTGCGCACCCTCCGTATCCCTCACGCAAATATAACCATAACGCACAGCAAAATCATAACATCACCCAAAAGATTTTTGTGATTACAAGTCTGAAAAAACATCGTTTTGTACTCTCCTGTCATGCTGAGCTAGCCGAAGCATCTTTTTCCCTTTTACCCTTATATGAGATCCTTCGACTACGCTCGGGATGACAAAAACCCTATCTTCCCTTCTGTTCCCTTGTCATGCTGAGCATTGCCGAAGCATCTCAATATTCCTTCATCTCCTTATGATTGGTTTCCCGGCAATCGCTCTTTGTAATGCTTTTCTTTAGCGATGCAATGCTTCCCCCTTGCTCTTTGGATTATACATTACGTGCATCGCTTTACGTGTGGGTGTTGTCATGGGGTTACAAATATTACGCCCCTACAGGG
Coding sequences within it:
- the thiS gene encoding sulfur carrier protein ThiS, with amino-acid sequence MDITLNNLPEHIDTNKATITVNELLAIKRFTFRMLVVKVNGKLIKKDEYSMATIKDGDDVQVIHLISGG
- a CDS encoding FtsB family cell division protein; amino-acid sequence: MPANEITFWKWFLPKLRNKFFLTTLIFAIWMLIFDSSNWIEMFAAKRRIKGLEEEKVYYLQKIEEDKKKIKELRTNAENLEKFAREQYLMKKPNEDIFIVDENDL
- a CDS encoding aldose epimerase family protein, whose amino-acid sequence is MNFFASHWGSIDGEEVMIYSITTEEGLEVSVSNLGAAMVAMRLLNDENETLNLAYGLLRPSDYLKADYYPGVIVGRYANRIANAKFTIGAEEFELSANEGKNILHGGKIGFSHRVWETVMFEEHNGVCMLEFYLKSPHGDQGFPGNVEVWVIYQITDDNQVSISYRAVTDRPTHLNLTTHGYFNLSGFETDVLDHMLRIDADHYLPVNNELIPTGEIREVNGSPFDFRRFKAVGADIDLVGTCYDHCYVLNNPTIDNPSVALYNPKTHIGLTIYTTQPGIQLYTPMNRPNVANPMIKLPEKGNWAVCMEPQHFPNSPNEGRFPLTLLLPGQEYDHTTILSVTVGGVDW